From one Butyricimonas faecihominis genomic stretch:
- a CDS encoding redoxin family protein: MKRIMLFIACMALWGLCNAQKGYHITGNLGQLQQDTFYLVVPNLNGTVNVLGVSILKEGNLEFKGQVPEPVMATIMTSDRQGMIPLMLENTDYSIQIGAESIEVEGGTEQAVFNQFNALQREAKKQQQKLQSDMKTAYEDANQMRVQALSGQAQKFMQNMQKRQTEIVKENANTSTAAYIVLTCGLQAPVEQLQELYNLLGEQAKSSVYGRIIAAQLSELGRVAVDKVAPDFTVNSPEGKPISLHGIKAKAKLVDFWASWCGPCRAENPNVIRLYKKYHDKGLEVLGVSLDDNKSKWVQAIMEDGLPWLNGSDLKGQASEIARIYGVRSIPFTLLLDENNRIVAKNLRGKELAKKIEELLKSK; this comes from the coding sequence ATGAAAAGAATCATGTTATTTATAGCTTGCATGGCCCTTTGGGGGCTATGCAATGCTCAAAAAGGTTACCACATTACGGGTAATTTAGGGCAATTGCAACAAGATACTTTTTATTTGGTCGTTCCCAATCTGAACGGGACAGTAAATGTGTTGGGAGTATCGATACTTAAGGAAGGGAATCTTGAATTTAAAGGACAGGTTCCGGAACCCGTGATGGCAACGATCATGACATCCGATCGTCAGGGAATGATCCCGTTAATGCTGGAGAATACAGATTATTCAATACAGATTGGTGCGGAGTCTATTGAAGTGGAAGGAGGAACGGAACAAGCTGTTTTTAATCAATTCAATGCGCTGCAAAGAGAGGCCAAAAAGCAACAGCAAAAGTTGCAATCTGACATGAAGACAGCCTACGAGGATGCCAACCAGATGCGGGTTCAGGCTCTTTCCGGGCAAGCGCAGAAGTTCATGCAGAATATGCAAAAACGGCAAACAGAGATCGTGAAAGAGAATGCGAATACCAGTACCGCCGCGTATATCGTATTGACTTGTGGGTTGCAGGCTCCTGTTGAACAGTTGCAGGAATTGTATAACTTATTGGGTGAACAAGCCAAGAGTTCTGTCTATGGGAGAATTATTGCCGCCCAATTGTCGGAACTCGGACGAGTGGCAGTTGATAAAGTGGCTCCGGATTTTACGGTGAATAGTCCTGAAGGGAAGCCGATTTCGTTGCACGGAATTAAAGCCAAGGCGAAGTTAGTGGATTTCTGGGCATCTTGGTGTGGTCCCTGTCGGGCAGAAAATCCTAACGTGATCCGGTTGTACAAGAAGTATCATGATAAAGGCTTGGAAGTATTGGGGGTATCTTTGGATGATAACAAATCTAAATGGGTACAGGCGATTATGGAGGATGGGTTGCCTTGGTTGAACGGTTCCGACCTGAAAGGACAGGCTTCGGAGATTGCCCGGATATATGGTGTACGGAGTATACCTTTTACGTTACTATTGGACGAGAACAATCGGATTGTAGCTAAGAATCTTCGCGGGAAAGAATTGGCAAAAAAGATAGAGGAACTACTGAAATCTAAATAA